CCCTTGGGCCGCTGCCGCGTGGTACCCTCCTAAGGATCAAGAGGAGCAAACGGTACCCTCCCTTCCCGCTGGCCAGGCTGATCTTGAGACGTTGGCCCGGGAGGTCGTCATGACGGTGCAGGCCGTCAGTCCTGATGTCACTAGGCTGCCGGAACTGACCGTGGTTTGCGGCGAAGGGGCGGCTCGGCCGGGATTGCTGCCGGCCCTTGGCAGGCGGTTGCCGGGACGGATCAGGCATCTAGCTGATTTCTCTTGGAAAATGCCAGTCGCCGACTTGGCGCTCCGCCCCCGGCTGGACATCTTGGCCAAGGCCCTGGGCCTAGCTTTGGGTGCGGCCCGCCCCGGAGGCGGGATCAATTTCCTGCGCGGTGAATTTGCCGTGGGACTGTCTCGGCGGGGACATCGCCGCCCCATGCTGCTCCTGGCTGCGTCCTTCATTTTGTTTTTGCTCTGCCTTATTGTGTCCTGGGTCGTAGATATCCAATCCCAGCAAAAACGACTGACAGGCCTAGAGCAACAAGCGCGGCAGATCGTGGAGAGTCTGGCTCCCGAACTCGATCCGAAGTTTAGTCTCATGGAAGATGTCAGCATCATAAAAAACCGCCTCAATCAACTTGAGGAAAAACAGCTAGTCGCCGTAAAACGGGATCAGGAGACGGGGCTCCTGGAAACGTTACGCCTGCTCAGCACGACTATTTCCAACCAGGAGAAGGTCATTTGCCGATCCCTCTCTTTTGATGCGCACCATGTGACCATAAAAGCTGAGGCTGACACCTTTGAGACTGTTGAAAAAATAAATAAGCAACTCAGCTCACTCAAACGCTTTCAGGAAGTACACATCAAAGGCATCAGGGCCAAAGCAGGGAATGATGGCGTGGGATTCGATTTCGAATTGATCCGAAAGGAGTGACGCCTTGGAAATATCAACAAAATTTGCATTGGAAAGAAAATGGTTGCTGCTGGTCCTGGGGGTGGTCTTAACCATGGCTGTCTTCCAATGGGGCATTGCTCCGGCTTTCCGTTACGAGGAGGCCCTGCGTGGGAAAATTGCCGCCATGCACAGGATTTTGGGCGAACTGACTGTTTTGGAGAAACGCTTTCAGGAAATGGCCAGAGCCCAGGTCGCGTTGGGCAGACAGATAAGCCCCCCGACGTTTCAACTTCTTTCATACATCCAGGAGAACACCGATCGCCTGGGTATCAAACCCTATATTAAATCCATGCGCCCCACGACAAAGGACATCGCCCCCACCCACCGCGAGGATTCCGTCAACTTGGCATTGTCCAAAGTCCCCTTGGCAACACTTGTCCCCTACCTCCATTATTTGGATACCGGTCTGGACTCAGTATGGATCGCCCAAGCGGCCTGTCATCCCGATTCGGTCGAGGGAATGGACCTGGAATTGGTTATTTCCGCTATCGTGGAAAAACCACTTACCGAGCCGACTCGCCAGCAGGACAAAAAGAGGAACCGCGCCACTGGAAAACATTCTTAAGGTGCTAACAGGTTCGCTCCGGCGATCTCATCAGCCTGCAGGCAAAGCCCGTGTTTCCTTCGATACTTGCACCTTTCGGGAGGGAGCTTCCTGGCTTGCGTAGTCGGAGGGTACGCCACCACACGCTCAGGGAGCCGTTCTGCGAGGGGTGCGGGGTGATCTTGTCGGTCGTCTTTTGGTGTTCCCCTGGGGCT
The window above is part of the Solidesulfovibrio fructosivorans JJ] genome. Proteins encoded here:
- the gspM gene encoding type II secretion system protein GspM, whose protein sequence is MEISTKFALERKWLLLVLGVVLTMAVFQWGIAPAFRYEEALRGKIAAMHRILGELTVLEKRFQEMARAQVALGRQISPPTFQLLSYIQENTDRLGIKPYIKSMRPTTKDIAPTHREDSVNLALSKVPLATLVPYLHYLDTGLDSVWIAQAACHPDSVEGMDLELVISAIVEKPLTEPTRQQDKKRNRATGKHS